The Ramlibacter pinisoli genome has a segment encoding these proteins:
- the gap gene encoding type I glyceraldehyde-3-phosphate dehydrogenase gives MTIKIGINGFGRIGRMVFRAAVQNFQDIEVVGINDLLEPDYLAYMLQYDSVHGRFDGDVAVDGNTLVVNGKRIRLTAVKDPAELNWGAVGADVVVESTGIFLTKDGAQKHITAGARKVIMSAPSKDDTPMFVFGVNDKTYKGEAIISNASCTTNCLAPLAKVLNDKWGIKRGLMTTVHAATATQKTVDGPSNKDWRGGRGILENIIPSSTGAAKAVGVVIPELNKKLTGMAFRVPTSDVSVVDLTVELVKEATYKDICAEFKAQSQGALKGVLGYTEDKVVATDFRGDPRTSIFDAEAGIALDGTFVKLVSWYDNEWGYSNKVLEMCRVVSAR, from the coding sequence ATGACCATCAAGATCGGGATCAACGGGTTCGGCCGCATCGGCCGCATGGTGTTCCGCGCCGCGGTGCAGAACTTCCAGGACATCGAGGTGGTCGGCATCAACGACCTGCTCGAGCCGGACTACCTGGCCTACATGCTGCAGTACGACAGCGTCCACGGCCGCTTCGACGGCGACGTGGCCGTCGACGGCAACACGCTGGTGGTCAACGGCAAGCGCATCCGCCTGACGGCGGTGAAGGACCCGGCCGAGCTGAACTGGGGCGCCGTCGGCGCCGATGTGGTGGTCGAATCCACCGGCATCTTCCTGACCAAGGACGGGGCGCAGAAGCACATCACCGCCGGCGCCAGGAAGGTGATCATGTCGGCGCCGTCCAAGGACGACACGCCGATGTTCGTGTTCGGCGTCAACGACAAGACCTACAAGGGCGAGGCCATCATCTCCAACGCCTCCTGCACCACCAACTGCCTGGCGCCGCTGGCCAAGGTGCTGAACGACAAGTGGGGCATCAAGCGCGGCCTGATGACCACGGTGCACGCCGCCACCGCCACCCAGAAGACGGTCGACGGCCCGAGCAACAAGGACTGGCGCGGCGGCCGCGGCATCCTGGAGAACATCATCCCGTCCTCCACCGGCGCCGCCAAGGCCGTCGGCGTGGTCATTCCCGAGCTGAACAAGAAGCTCACCGGCATGGCCTTCCGCGTGCCGACCTCTGACGTCTCGGTGGTCGACCTCACCGTCGAGCTGGTCAAGGAAGCCACCTACAAGGACATCTGCGCCGAGTTCAAGGCGCAGTCGCAGGGCGCGCTCAAGGGCGTGCTGGGCTACACCGAGGACAAGGTGGTCGCCACCGACTTCCGCGGCGATCCGCGCACCTCGATCTTCGACGCCGAGGCCGGCATCGCGCTGGACGGCACCTTCGTCAAGCTGGTGAGCTGGTACGACAACGAGTGGGGCTACTCGAACAAGGTGCTCGAGATGTGCCGGGTGGTCAGCGCCCGCTGA
- a CDS encoding NADP-dependent malic enzyme, translating into MPPTESTFNPVDKSAELRRAALEYHEQPTPGKIAIAATKQLVNQHDLALAYSPGVAAPCEEIVKDPAAAFRYTARGNLVAVITNGTAVLGLGDIGPLAAKPVMEGKGVLFKKFAGIDVFDIEINEKNLDKLVDVIAALEPTFGGINLEDIKAPDCFYVERKLRERMKIPVFHDDQHGTAICVGAAIINGLKVVGKNLQDVKLVTSGAGAAALACLNLLVKLGLPKKNIFATDLAGVVYEGRKELMDDDKLPFAQPTSARTLAEVIEGADIFLGLSASGVLKPEMVKSMAKDPLILALANPNPEIMPELARSVRPDAIMATGRTDFPNQVNNVLCFPYIFRGALDCGATTITDEMEIAAVHAIAELAQAEQSEVVAAAYAGQKLAFGPDYLIPKPFDPRLMMKIAPAVAEAAVASGVAMRPIADMDAYREKLQSFVYASGTAMKPIFTAAKSAAKKRVAFCEGEEERVLRAAQIVVDEGLARPTLIGRPQIIAQRIEKFGLRLQQDRDFDVVNTEWDDRYRDFWQTYHRMMDRKGVTAQMAKIEMRRRLTLIGSMLLHKEQVDGMICGTWGTTDIHLRWIDQVIGRREGIGTYACMNGLLLPGRQVFLVDTHVNYDPTAVQLAEITILAAEEMMRFGIKPKAALLSHSNFGSSSQPSALKMREVLAMLREQAPWLEVDGEMHGDLALDGAARKQLMPTTTLAGDANLLVLPNIDAANIAYNLLKVAAGGNIAVGPVLLGAAKPVHILTASTTVRRIVNMTALTVADANAARTSRS; encoded by the coding sequence ATGCCCCCCACCGAATCGACGTTCAACCCGGTCGACAAGAGCGCCGAGTTGCGCCGAGCCGCGCTCGAGTACCACGAGCAGCCGACCCCCGGCAAGATCGCCATCGCGGCGACCAAGCAACTGGTCAACCAGCACGACCTGGCGCTGGCGTACTCGCCCGGCGTGGCGGCGCCCTGCGAGGAGATCGTCAAGGACCCGGCGGCGGCCTTCCGCTACACCGCCCGCGGCAACCTGGTGGCCGTGATCACCAACGGCACCGCGGTGCTGGGCCTGGGTGACATCGGCCCGCTGGCGGCCAAGCCGGTGATGGAAGGCAAGGGCGTCCTGTTCAAGAAGTTCGCCGGCATCGACGTCTTCGACATCGAGATCAACGAGAAGAACCTCGACAAGCTGGTCGACGTGATCGCCGCGCTGGAGCCCACCTTCGGCGGCATCAACCTGGAAGACATCAAGGCGCCGGACTGCTTCTACGTCGAACGCAAGCTGCGCGAGCGCATGAAGATCCCGGTCTTCCACGACGACCAGCACGGCACGGCGATCTGCGTCGGCGCGGCCATCATCAACGGCCTGAAGGTGGTCGGCAAGAACCTGCAGGACGTCAAGCTGGTGACCTCGGGCGCCGGCGCCGCGGCGCTGGCCTGCCTGAACCTGCTGGTCAAGCTGGGGCTGCCGAAGAAGAACATCTTCGCCACCGACCTGGCGGGCGTGGTGTACGAGGGCCGCAAGGAGCTGATGGACGACGACAAGCTGCCGTTCGCGCAGCCGACCTCGGCCCGCACGCTGGCCGAGGTGATCGAGGGCGCCGACATCTTCCTGGGCCTGTCGGCCAGCGGCGTGCTCAAGCCCGAGATGGTCAAGTCCATGGCCAAGGACCCGCTGATCCTGGCGCTGGCCAACCCGAACCCGGAAATCATGCCGGAGCTGGCGCGCTCGGTGCGGCCGGACGCCATCATGGCCACCGGCCGCACGGACTTCCCGAACCAGGTCAACAACGTCCTGTGCTTCCCGTACATCTTCCGCGGCGCACTCGACTGCGGCGCGACGACCATCACCGACGAGATGGAGATCGCCGCCGTCCACGCCATTGCCGAGCTGGCCCAGGCCGAGCAAAGCGAGGTGGTGGCCGCCGCCTACGCCGGCCAGAAGCTGGCGTTCGGGCCCGACTACCTGATCCCCAAGCCGTTCGACCCGCGCCTGATGATGAAGATCGCGCCGGCGGTGGCGGAAGCGGCCGTGGCCAGCGGCGTGGCCATGCGCCCGATCGCCGACATGGATGCCTACCGCGAGAAGCTGCAGAGCTTCGTGTACGCCTCCGGCACCGCCATGAAGCCGATCTTCACCGCCGCCAAGAGCGCGGCGAAGAAGCGGGTGGCGTTCTGCGAGGGCGAGGAGGAGCGCGTGCTGCGCGCGGCCCAGATCGTGGTGGACGAGGGCCTGGCGCGGCCGACCCTGATCGGCCGGCCGCAGATCATCGCCCAGCGCATCGAGAAGTTCGGCCTGCGGCTGCAGCAGGACCGTGACTTCGACGTCGTCAACACCGAGTGGGACGACCGCTACCGCGACTTCTGGCAGACCTACCACCGCATGATGGACCGCAAGGGCGTCACCGCCCAGATGGCCAAGATCGAGATGCGCCGGCGCCTGACGCTGATCGGTTCGATGCTGCTGCACAAGGAGCAGGTCGACGGGATGATCTGCGGCACCTGGGGCACCACCGACATCCACCTGCGCTGGATCGACCAGGTGATCGGCCGCCGCGAGGGCATCGGCACCTATGCCTGCATGAACGGCCTGCTGCTGCCGGGCCGGCAGGTGTTCCTGGTCGACACCCACGTCAACTACGACCCCACCGCCGTCCAGCTGGCCGAGATCACGATCCTGGCGGCCGAGGAAATGATGCGCTTCGGCATCAAGCCCAAGGCCGCGCTGCTGTCGCATTCCAATTTCGGCTCCAGCAGCCAGCCCAGCGCCCTGAAGATGCGCGAGGTGCTGGCCATGCTGCGCGAGCAGGCGCCCTGGCTGGAGGTCGACGGCGAGATGCACGGTGACCTGGCGCTCGACGGTGCCGCCCGCAAGCAGCTCATGCCCACCACCACCCTGGCCGGCGACGCCAACCTGCTGGTGCTGCCCAACATCGACGCCGCCAACATCGCCTACAACCTGCTCAAGGTGGCCGCCGGCGGCAACATCGCGGTCGGCCCGGTGCTGCTGGGCGCGGCCAAACCGGTGCACATCCTGACAGCCAGCACGACCGTACGGCGCATCGTCAACATGACGGCGCTCACCGTCGCCGACGCCAACGCTGCCCGCACCAGCCGCAGCTGA
- the tkt gene encoding transketolase, which yields MSSFPAASLAVPTPASSADASQMANAIRVLSMDAVQQANSGHPGAPMGMADIAVALWHRHLKHNPADPHWFDRDRFVLSNGHGSMLIYALLHLTGYDLPLEELKKFRSLHSKTAGHPEVGVTPGVETTTGPLGQGLTNAVGMALAEKLLATEFNRDGLAIVDHHTYVFLGDGCLMEGISHEACALAGAWKLNKLVAVYDDNGISIDGQVTPWFVDDTPRRFQAYGWNVIGPIDGHDTDTVDRAIADARRSADKPTLIVAKTQIGKGSPNRANTAKAHGEALGLEEVKLTREALGWPHEPFVVPPQIYQAWDAKASGRTAQAQWEDRFATYEAAHPELAAEFRRRMKGELPRNFAQVAVDAAVAAHAKAETVATRKASQLALEAFTAALPELLGGSADLTGSNLTNTKSTPPLRIDLAGHVKLTEGQIGRHINYGVREFGMAAVMNGLALHGGYIPYGGTFLTFSDYSRNAIRMAALMKRRVIHVFTHDSIGLGEDGPTHQSVEHAASLRLIPHLDVWRPCDTAETSVAWTVALQNTSRPTALLLSRQNLPYAPKAGLEDISKGGYVLAEPGEVGLRHGPQAVLIATGSEVQLALKAQELLAQQDIAVRVVSLPSTTTFDRQSAAYKQEVLPAGIPRIAVEAGVTDFWWKYGCAAVVGIDSYGESAPANVLFQHFGFTPQNVADTVRAALSR from the coding sequence ATGTCCTCATTCCCTGCCGCCTCCCTGGCCGTGCCCACGCCTGCATCGAGCGCCGACGCCTCCCAGATGGCCAACGCGATCCGGGTCCTGTCGATGGACGCGGTGCAGCAGGCGAACTCCGGCCATCCCGGCGCGCCCATGGGCATGGCCGATATCGCCGTCGCGCTGTGGCACCGCCACCTGAAGCACAACCCCGCCGATCCGCACTGGTTCGACCGCGACCGCTTCGTGCTGTCCAACGGCCACGGCTCGATGCTGATCTATGCGCTGCTGCACCTGACCGGCTACGACCTGCCGCTGGAGGAGCTGAAGAAGTTCCGCAGCCTGCACAGCAAGACCGCCGGCCACCCCGAGGTGGGCGTCACACCCGGCGTGGAGACCACCACCGGCCCGCTCGGGCAGGGCCTCACCAACGCGGTCGGCATGGCGCTGGCCGAGAAGCTGCTGGCGACCGAGTTCAACCGCGACGGCCTGGCCATCGTCGACCACCACACCTACGTGTTCCTGGGCGACGGCTGCCTGATGGAAGGCATCAGCCACGAGGCCTGCGCGCTGGCCGGCGCCTGGAAGCTCAACAAGCTGGTCGCGGTCTACGACGACAACGGCATCTCCATCGACGGCCAGGTCACGCCCTGGTTCGTGGACGACACCCCGCGCCGCTTCCAGGCCTACGGCTGGAACGTCATCGGCCCGATCGACGGCCATGACACCGACACCGTCGACCGCGCCATCGCCGACGCCCGCCGCAGCGCCGACAAGCCGACCCTGATCGTCGCCAAGACCCAGATCGGCAAGGGCAGCCCGAACCGCGCCAACACCGCCAAGGCGCACGGCGAGGCGCTGGGGCTGGAGGAGGTCAAGCTCACCCGCGAGGCACTGGGCTGGCCGCACGAGCCGTTCGTGGTGCCGCCGCAGATCTACCAGGCCTGGGACGCCAAGGCCAGCGGCCGCACGGCCCAGGCCCAGTGGGAGGACCGCTTCGCCACCTACGAGGCCGCGCATCCGGAGCTGGCGGCCGAATTCCGCCGCCGCATGAAGGGCGAGCTGCCGCGCAACTTCGCCCAGGTGGCGGTCGACGCCGCGGTGGCGGCGCATGCCAAGGCCGAGACGGTGGCCACCCGCAAGGCCTCGCAGCTGGCGCTGGAGGCCTTCACCGCCGCCCTGCCCGAGCTGCTGGGCGGCAGCGCCGACCTCACCGGCTCCAACCTCACCAACACCAAGAGCACGCCGCCGCTGCGCATCGACCTGGCCGGCCACGTGAAGCTGACCGAGGGCCAGATCGGCCGCCACATCAACTACGGCGTGCGCGAGTTCGGCATGGCCGCGGTCATGAACGGACTGGCCCTGCACGGCGGCTACATCCCCTACGGCGGCACCTTCCTGACCTTCAGCGACTACAGCCGCAACGCGATCCGGATGGCGGCGCTGATGAAGCGGCGCGTCATCCACGTGTTCACCCACGACTCGATCGGGCTGGGCGAGGACGGTCCGACCCACCAGTCGGTCGAGCACGCCGCCAGCCTGCGCCTGATCCCCCACCTGGACGTCTGGCGTCCCTGCGACACCGCCGAGACCTCGGTGGCCTGGACGGTGGCGCTGCAGAACACCAGCCGCCCCACCGCCCTGCTGCTGTCGCGGCAGAACCTGCCGTACGCGCCCAAGGCCGGCCTGGAAGACATCAGCAAGGGCGGCTACGTGCTGGCCGAGCCGGGCGAGGTCGGCCTGCGGCACGGGCCCCAGGCGGTGCTCATCGCCACCGGCAGCGAGGTGCAGCTGGCGCTCAAGGCGCAGGAGCTGCTCGCGCAGCAGGACATCGCGGTGCGCGTCGTCTCGCTTCCCAGCACCACCACCTTCGACCGCCAGAGCGCCGCCTACAAGCAGGAAGTGCTGCCGGCCGGCATTCCGCGCATCGCGGTGGAGGCCGGCGTCACCGACTTCTGGTGGAAGTACGGCTGCGCCGCGGTGGTGGGCATCGACAGCTACGGCGAGTCGGCGCCGGCCAATGTGCTGTTCCAGCACTTCGGCTTCACGCCGCAGAACGTCGCCGACACGGTGCGCGCCGCGTTGTCGCGCTGA
- a CDS encoding aminopeptidase P N-terminal domain-containing protein, translating into MSTTPYADRRARVAAQIGADGIALIPTAPERPRNRDSDFLYRHDSYFYYLTGFSEPNAWLVITGDGRSTLFCAPKDLEREIWDGYRLGPEAAPAALGVDAAHAIDELGQRLPRLLENRDAVWYPFAIHAGLEARVGGWLNQVRARVRYGALCPEQQRDLCAVLDEMRLVKDAHEQDIMRRAAGISARAHVRAMQYAARGLRAGREVREYHLDAELLHEFRLGGSQYPAYSSIVAAGANACVLHYRADAAPVRAGELVLIDAGCELDSYASDITRTFPADGRWSGPQRELYELVLASQEAAVAATRAGARFNDPHDATVKVLAQGLLDVGLLDRDKVGGVDDVIEKRAYFQFYMHRTGHWLGMDVHDCGSYVEPSEVGAVSERQDPLSGEVIKNRPSRVLRPGMVLTIEPGLYVRPAEGVPERFHHIGIRIEDDAIVTDGGCELITRDVPVRPSEIEALMRG; encoded by the coding sequence ATGAGCACCACCCCCTATGCCGACCGCCGCGCCCGCGTGGCGGCCCAGATCGGTGCCGACGGCATCGCCCTGATCCCGACCGCGCCCGAGCGGCCGCGCAACCGCGACAGCGACTTCCTGTACCGGCACGACAGCTACTTCTACTACCTGACCGGCTTCAGCGAGCCGAACGCCTGGCTGGTGATCACCGGCGATGGCCGCAGCACCCTGTTCTGCGCCCCCAAGGACCTGGAGCGCGAGATCTGGGACGGCTACCGGCTCGGCCCGGAGGCGGCGCCCGCCGCGCTGGGGGTGGACGCGGCGCACGCGATCGACGAACTCGGCCAGCGGCTGCCGCGGCTGCTGGAGAACCGCGACGCGGTCTGGTACCCGTTCGCCATCCACGCCGGCCTGGAGGCGCGCGTGGGCGGCTGGCTCAACCAGGTGCGCGCGCGGGTGCGCTACGGCGCCCTGTGCCCCGAGCAGCAGCGCGACCTGTGCGCGGTGCTGGACGAGATGCGGCTGGTCAAGGACGCCCACGAGCAGGACATCATGCGGCGCGCCGCCGGCATCAGCGCCCGTGCCCACGTGCGCGCCATGCAGTACGCGGCGCGCGGCCTGCGCGCGGGGCGCGAGGTGCGCGAGTACCACCTTGACGCCGAGCTGCTGCACGAGTTCCGCCTCGGCGGCTCCCAGTACCCGGCCTACAGCTCCATCGTGGCGGCCGGCGCCAATGCCTGCGTGCTTCACTACCGGGCCGACGCGGCGCCGGTGCGGGCCGGCGAGCTGGTGCTGATCGACGCCGGCTGCGAGCTGGACAGCTATGCCAGCGACATCACCCGCACCTTCCCGGCCGACGGCCGCTGGAGCGGCCCCCAGCGCGAGCTCTACGAGCTGGTGCTGGCCTCGCAGGAGGCCGCGGTGGCCGCCACCCGGGCCGGCGCGCGCTTCAACGACCCGCACGACGCCACCGTGAAGGTGCTGGCGCAGGGGCTGCTGGATGTCGGCCTGCTCGATCGCGACAAGGTCGGCGGGGTCGACGACGTGATCGAGAAGCGGGCCTACTTCCAGTTCTACATGCACCGCACCGGCCACTGGCTGGGCATGGATGTGCACGACTGCGGCAGCTACGTCGAGCCGTCCGAGGTCGGCGCGGTGAGCGAGCGCCAGGACCCGCTGTCGGGCGAGGTGATCAAGAACCGCCCCAGCCGGGTGCTGCGCCCGGGGATGGTGCTGACCATCGAGCCGGGGCTGTACGTGCGGCCGGCCGAGGGCGTGCCCGAGCGCTTCCACCACATCGGCATCCGGATCGAGGACGACGCCATCGTCACCGACGGCGGCTGCGAGCTGATCACGCGCGACGTGCCGGTGCGGCCGTCCGAGATCGAGGCCCTGATGCGCGGCTGA
- the speD gene encoding S-adenosylmethionine decarboxylase, producing the protein MRGLHLTADLYQCRCEPRWLNDATQLGPWCRQAAEAVGLPVGHDLVRPSADGLDAALLLTGSHVCLHTHAGERSASIDVYLSHGDGDLSAKARGLMFALVQRFQPEWTEQRSLDRGEGDE; encoded by the coding sequence ATGCGAGGCCTGCACCTGACCGCCGATCTGTACCAGTGCCGCTGCGAGCCGCGCTGGCTGAACGACGCCACCCAGCTCGGGCCCTGGTGCCGACAGGCCGCCGAGGCGGTGGGGCTGCCGGTCGGCCATGACCTGGTGCGGCCGTCGGCCGACGGCCTGGACGCCGCCCTGCTGCTGACCGGTTCGCACGTGTGCCTGCACACCCACGCCGGCGAGCGCAGCGCCAGCATCGACGTCTACCTGTCGCACGGCGATGGCGACCTGTCGGCCAAGGCGCGCGGGCTGATGTTCGCGCTGGTGCAGCGCTTCCAGCCCGAATGGACCGAGCAGCGTTCCCTGGACCGCGGGGAAGGCGACGAGTGA
- a CDS encoding adenylate/guanylate cyclase domain-containing protein produces the protein MVDPVFRRWLTHRSWGLMVRYCKAVAWLLPVAAIAKDVPLWLAPDPAQQARLAGLLAWQAAIGAAVYGVLLADRLLPRLRGQELALSLFCGLFMAIITWAGVTGVRTQGTGLAIYAACSTFMAAVIATPVPVRRPMYVGSLLALAWAKADSVASIEALVGFLVNPFCVVMLCLWLDRFTYSRDLALFRETQRAEAERARADEVLANALPPAVADELKRSGRVPARKIANLGVLFADLVGFTRYASQLPPEALVLTLDGVFSAFDALVEQHGVEKIKTIGDAYLAVAEDDLPALCRLALAMREAVAAYNQANGTRLAMRIGLHAGPAVAGVLGTKRFLYDVWGDTVNVASRIEAAGRAGGILVSEAVVRQAGPDFLFAPRGPVDLQGRGRLATAWLVGPRTATTPAAPIPHAQRANAAPTARAVPAGAAPRVHAA, from the coding sequence ATGGTCGATCCGGTGTTCCGGCGCTGGCTCACGCACAGGAGCTGGGGCCTGATGGTGCGCTACTGCAAGGCGGTGGCCTGGCTGCTGCCGGTCGCCGCCATCGCCAAGGACGTGCCGCTGTGGCTGGCGCCCGACCCCGCGCAGCAGGCCCGGCTGGCCGGCCTGCTGGCCTGGCAGGCCGCCATCGGCGCCGCCGTCTACGGCGTGCTGCTGGCCGACCGGCTGCTGCCGCGGCTGCGCGGCCAGGAGCTGGCGCTGTCGCTGTTCTGCGGCCTGTTCATGGCCATCATCACCTGGGCCGGCGTCACCGGCGTGCGCACCCAGGGCACCGGGCTGGCCATCTACGCGGCCTGCAGCACCTTCATGGCCGCCGTCATCGCCACCCCGGTGCCGGTGCGCCGGCCGATGTACGTCGGCAGCCTGCTGGCGCTGGCCTGGGCCAAGGCCGACAGCGTGGCCAGCATCGAGGCGCTGGTGGGCTTCCTGGTCAACCCGTTCTGCGTCGTCATGCTGTGCCTGTGGCTGGACCGCTTCACCTACTCGCGCGACCTGGCGCTGTTCCGCGAGACCCAGCGCGCCGAGGCCGAGCGGGCCCGTGCCGACGAGGTGCTGGCCAATGCGCTGCCGCCGGCCGTCGCCGATGAACTCAAGCGCAGCGGCCGGGTGCCGGCGCGCAAGATCGCCAACCTGGGCGTGCTGTTCGCCGACCTGGTCGGCTTCACCCGCTACGCCAGCCAGCTGCCGCCGGAGGCCCTGGTGCTCACGCTGGACGGCGTGTTCTCCGCCTTCGACGCGCTGGTCGAGCAGCACGGGGTGGAGAAGATCAAGACCATCGGCGACGCCTACCTGGCGGTGGCCGAGGACGACCTGCCGGCCCTGTGCCGGCTGGCGCTGGCCATGCGCGAGGCGGTGGCGGCCTACAACCAGGCCAACGGCACCCGGCTGGCGATGCGCATCGGCCTGCACGCCGGACCGGCCGTGGCCGGCGTGCTGGGCACCAAACGCTTCCTGTACGACGTCTGGGGCGACACCGTCAACGTGGCCAGCCGCATCGAGGCGGCCGGCCGCGCCGGCGGCATCCTGGTGAGCGAGGCGGTGGTGCGCCAGGCCGGCCCGGACTTCCTGTTCGCCCCGCGCGGGCCGGTCGACCTGCAGGGCCGCGGCCGGCTGGCGACGGCCTGGCTGGTCGGGCCGCGGACGGCGACCACGCCGGCGGCGCCGATCCCGCACGCGCAGCGGGCGAACGCCGCGCCCACTGCGCGCGCCGTGCCGGCTGGCGCCGCGCCGCGGGTGCACGCGGCCTGA
- the murU gene encoding N-acetylmuramate alpha-1-phosphate uridylyltransferase MurU, translated as MVLAAGRGERMRPLTDHCPKPLLAVRGRPLIGWHLEALARAGYADAVVNTAWLGEQIEQRCGPAAGALQLHYSHEGRDFGGALETAGGIARALPLLDEVFWVVAGDVYVPGFAFPRAALQAFAAGGKLAHLYLVANPQHNPGGDFGLQDGLARNGGAARHTYSTIGLYRRAFFASLPAGNPDGLKVPLAPMLRQAMDNGLVSAELYAGPWTDVGTPQRLAQLNTP; from the coding sequence ATGGTGCTGGCCGCCGGCCGCGGCGAACGCATGCGGCCCCTCACCGACCACTGTCCCAAGCCGCTGCTGGCGGTGCGCGGCCGGCCCCTGATCGGCTGGCACCTGGAGGCGCTGGCACGGGCCGGCTACGCCGACGCCGTGGTCAACACCGCCTGGCTGGGCGAGCAGATCGAGCAGCGCTGCGGACCGGCGGCCGGTGCGCTGCAGCTGCACTACTCGCACGAGGGGCGCGACTTCGGCGGCGCGCTGGAGACCGCCGGCGGCATCGCCCGCGCGCTGCCGCTGCTGGACGAGGTCTTCTGGGTCGTCGCCGGCGACGTCTACGTGCCGGGCTTCGCCTTCCCGCGCGCGGCGCTGCAGGCCTTCGCCGCCGGCGGCAAGCTGGCCCACCTGTACCTGGTGGCCAACCCGCAGCACAACCCGGGCGGCGACTTCGGCCTGCAGGACGGGCTGGCGCGCAATGGCGGCGCGGCGCGCCACACCTACTCCACCATCGGCCTGTACCGGCGCGCCTTCTTCGCCAGCCTGCCGGCCGGCAACCCGGACGGCCTGAAAGTGCCGCTGGCCCCCATGCTGCGGCAGGCGATGGACAATGGGCTGGTCAGCGCGGAGCTCTACGCCGGCCCCTGGACCGATGTCGGGACGCCGCAGCGCCTGGCCCAACTCAACACACCATGA